The following are encoded in a window of Francisella tularensis subsp. tularensis genomic DNA:
- a CDS encoding IS630 family transposase (programmed frameshift) — translation MPSYSQYFRDIVINKYEEGMTEFELSKFFNIDKRTVVSWIEFYKRTGDYSSKQGVGCGRVASFTDKTLIEQYLIDHPDASALDIKEALAPDIPRSTFYDCLNRLGFSFLKKTPKYKQRKEHERLEYIEKLKEIAQNLLFYIDEMGCDNKLSILRGWSLIGEPSYGEVLAYQTQRRSIVAGYNYADKKIIAPLEYSGYTNTEIFNQWFEEHLCPSLKPKTTIVMDNASFHKSSKLIEIANKFDVQILYLPPYSPDLNPIEKVWANFKKIFRKVNNSFEKFCDAISYVFNKILSD, via the exons ATGCCATCATATAGCCAATATTTTAGAGACATCGTAATTAATAAATATGAAGAAGGTATGACGGAGTTCGAGCTGAGTAAGTTTTTTAACATAGATAAGCGTACAGTTGTTTCATGGATAGAGTTTTATAAAAGAACCGGAGATTATAGTTCAAAGCAAGGAGTTGGTTGTGGCAGAGTCGCTAGCTTTACCGATAAAACATTGATTGAACAGTATTTGATAGATCATCCAGATGCAAGTGCATTAGATATAAAAGAAGCATTAGCCCCTGATATTCCAAGAAGTACATTTTATGATTGTCTTAATAGACTTGGTTTTAGTTTTT TAAAAAAGACTCCAAAATATAAGCAAAGAAAAGAACATGAAAGGTTGGAGTATATAGAAAAACTAAAAGAAATAGCTCAAAACTTGTTATTTTATATAGATGAGATGGGGTGTGACAATAAGCTTTCTATCCTAAGAGGATGGTCACTAATTGGTGAGCCTAGTTATGGTGAGGTTTTAGCATATCAAACACAAAGAAGAAGTATTGTTGCTGGATATAATTATGCAGATAAAAAGATTATAGCTCCATTAGAGTACAGTGGATATACCAATACTGAAATTTTTAATCAATGGTTTGAGGAACACTTATGCCCATCATTAAAACCTAAAACTACTATAGTAATGGATAATGCTAGTTTCCATAAATCCTCTAAGCTGATTGAAATAGCCAATAAATTTGATGTACAAATATTATATCTACCTCCGTATTCTCCAGATTTAAATCCTATTGAAAAGGTTTGGGCTAACTTTAAAAAAATATTTAGAAAAGTGAATAATAGTTTTGAAAAATTTTGTGATGCTATCTCTTATGTGTTTAACAAAATACTCTCGGATTAA
- a CDS encoding GNAT family N-acetyltransferase has protein sequence MHVKIRYEKLKDQELIYKLISEAFDTSDEEKLVRLLHTDHQSLISLVAETDDSSIIGQAIISKMTAEKDETLKIYALAPMSVAPKYQHQGIGSKLIEAIIKEAKKNNIDAIFVLGHPSYYPKFGFKPATEYQIKCEYDVPADVFMVLDLSAKLASLKGQTVYYAEEFGKIF, from the coding sequence ATGCATGTAAAAATCCGCTATGAAAAATTAAAAGATCAAGAGTTAATCTATAAATTGATCTCTGAAGCTTTTGATACTAGTGATGAAGAGAAACTAGTTAGACTTTTGCATACTGATCATCAAAGCTTGATATCGCTAGTTGCCGAAACTGATGATAGCAGCATAATAGGTCAGGCGATTATCTCAAAAATGACTGCTGAGAAAGATGAAACGCTAAAAATATATGCTCTTGCACCAATGTCTGTGGCACCAAAATATCAACATCAAGGAATTGGTTCTAAGCTTATAGAAGCAATCATTAAGGAAGCCAAAAAAAATAATATTGATGCAATATTTGTCTTAGGTCATCCAAGTTATTATCCAAAATTTGGTTTCAAACCAGCCACAGAATATCAGATAAAATGTGAATATGATGTCCCAGCGGATGTTTTTATGGTACTAGATTTGTCAGCTAAACTAGCTAGTTTAAAAGGACAAACTGTCTACTATGCCGAAGAGTTTGGCAAAATTTTTTAG